A genomic window from Winogradskyella sp. J14-2 includes:
- the ggt gene encoding gamma-glutamyltransferase — translation MKNRFTLLLILFNLIACKDAARQQKTEVNTRGTIAEKAMVVSARKEASEIGVQILKLGGNAFDAMMATEMALAVTYPYAGNLGGGGFLVFRLADGTKGALDYREKAPLASTKDMYLDDNGNVIKNLSTVGSMAIGVPGTIAGIFEAQQKYGKLDVKTVLKPVIELANNGFVVTQKQAKRFAAYDSIFTQVNKKQILFNKSIKAGDTIRNKALAQTLQRISDHGRNEFYLGKTSEILVSFLQSEGSIITLEDLKKYEAKWRNPVTFEYDDLTMTSMSPPSSGGICLGQIMKMIEPFDLNDYGHNALKTIQVIVEAEKRAYADRSYYLGDPDFVDIPTETLLSDVYLQDRMNNFSFEKPTPSDSLSHGNIVGYESDETTHYSIVDQFGNAIAVTTTLNGAYGSKLYAEELGFFLNNEMDDFSSKPGEPNYFGLIGAEANSIAPEKRMLSSMTPTIVEKEGELYMTVGTPGGSTIITSVLQTILNVHEFGFTMQNAVDAPRFHHQWLPDEIRMEPNGFDNKRIKELEALGYNVNLKRSPVIGKVDGILVLDDGTLEGGADHRGDDTAVGF, via the coding sequence ATGAAAAACCGCTTTACCTTATTATTAATTCTATTTAACTTAATTGCTTGTAAAGATGCAGCAAGACAACAAAAAACAGAGGTTAATACGCGTGGTACTATTGCAGAAAAGGCAATGGTTGTTAGTGCCAGAAAAGAGGCTTCTGAGATTGGTGTACAAATTCTAAAACTTGGTGGCAATGCTTTTGATGCTATGATGGCAACCGAAATGGCTTTGGCTGTTACTTACCCTTATGCTGGTAACCTTGGAGGTGGTGGTTTTTTGGTCTTTAGATTAGCAGATGGTACAAAAGGTGCACTAGATTACAGAGAAAAAGCTCCACTGGCTTCAACAAAGGATATGTATCTCGATGACAATGGTAATGTGATTAAAAACCTAAGCACTGTTGGCAGCATGGCCATTGGTGTACCAGGAACAATTGCTGGTATTTTTGAAGCCCAACAAAAATACGGTAAGCTCGATGTAAAAACTGTATTAAAACCAGTCATAGAACTAGCAAACAATGGCTTCGTTGTTACCCAAAAACAAGCAAAGCGATTCGCTGCTTACGATAGCATTTTCACTCAAGTAAACAAAAAACAAATACTATTCAACAAATCTATTAAAGCCGGAGATACAATAAGAAATAAAGCTTTAGCGCAAACACTTCAGCGCATTTCTGATCATGGAAGAAATGAATTTTACTTAGGAAAAACTTCAGAAATACTCGTATCATTTCTTCAATCTGAAGGCAGTATCATTACGCTTGAAGATTTAAAGAAATATGAAGCCAAATGGCGAAATCCTGTAACTTTTGAGTATGATGATTTAACCATGACGTCCATGTCGCCGCCATCATCTGGTGGTATTTGCTTAGGGCAAATCATGAAAATGATTGAACCCTTCGATTTAAACGATTATGGTCACAACGCTTTAAAAACCATTCAAGTTATCGTGGAAGCCGAAAAGCGTGCCTATGCAGATCGAAGTTACTATTTAGGAGATCCAGATTTTGTAGACATCCCAACAGAAACTTTATTGAGTGATGTCTATCTTCAAGATAGAATGAATAATTTCTCATTTGAAAAACCGACTCCATCTGACTCTTTATCGCATGGTAATATTGTCGGTTATGAAAGTGATGAAACCACGCACTACTCTATCGTAGATCAATTTGGTAATGCCATTGCTGTAACCACAACACTAAATGGTGCCTATGGTTCTAAATTGTATGCCGAAGAATTAGGGTTTTTTCTTAATAACGAAATGGACGACTTTAGCAGTAAGCCTGGCGAACCAAACTACTTTGGCCTTATTGGTGCAGAAGCTAACAGCATTGCACCAGAAAAACGAATGTTGAGTTCCATGACTCCAACTATTGTAGAAAAGGAAGGAGAACTTTACATGACGGTGGGCACACCTGGCGGATCTACAATTATTACCTCTGTATTACAAACCATTCTGAATGTGCACGAATTTGGATTTACAATGCAAAATGCAGTTGATGCTCCACGTTTTCATCATCAATGGTTACCTGATGAAATACGAATGGAACCAAATGGGTTTGACAACAAACGCATTAAAGAATTAGAAGCCTTGGGCTATAACGTTAACTTAAAGCGCTCCCCTGTTATCGGTAAAGTGGACGGTATTTTAGTTTTGGATGATGGCACATTAGAAGGTGGTGCAGATCATAGAGGCGACGATACTGCAGTTGGTTTTTAA
- a CDS encoding ACP phosphodiesterase, translated as MNFLAHIYLSGDDELLTIGNFVADGIRGNKYKLYPEKIQAGILLHRAIDTFTDAHPIFRQSTKRLHKNYGHYSGVIVDIFYDHFLAKNWKHYSNIPLAKYIDHFYQSLNDNFEILPDRFKHLAPLMIEGNWLLSYAKIEGIQQVLNGMNRRTKGKSKMNEATKELKEYYSEFEHEFTLFFEELRAYSNSKLIELKKQFEP; from the coding sequence ATGAATTTTCTAGCCCACATTTATCTATCAGGAGACGACGAACTTTTAACCATCGGAAATTTTGTTGCCGACGGCATTAGAGGTAATAAATACAAATTGTATCCAGAAAAGATTCAGGCTGGGATTTTATTGCACAGAGCTATTGATACCTTTACAGATGCACATCCAATCTTTAGGCAAAGCACCAAGCGATTACACAAAAATTATGGGCATTACAGTGGAGTTATCGTCGATATTTTCTACGATCACTTCTTAGCAAAAAACTGGAAGCACTACTCCAACATACCACTAGCAAAATACATAGACCATTTTTATCAAAGTCTTAATGACAATTTTGAAATTTTACCAGATCGCTTTAAACATTTAGCACCATTAATGATAGAAGGCAATTGGCTTTTGAGTTATGCTAAAATTGAAGGGATTCAACAAGTTCTAAACGGTATGAACAGACGCACAAAAGGCAAATCTAAAATGAATGAAGCTACTAAGGAGCTAAAAGAATACTACTCAGAATTTGAACATGAGTTTACCCTGTTTTTTGAAGAACTAAGAGCCTACAGCAACTCAAAACTAATTGAACTAAAAAAGCAATTCGAGCCATGA
- the glmM gene encoding phosphoglucosamine mutase, which produces MTLIKSISGIRGTIGGAVEDNLTPIDAVKFAAAYGTWLKQQRNKDNYRVVVGRDARISGEMIQSLVMHTLVGMGIHVIDLGLSTTPTVEVAVPMEHADGGIILTASHNPKQWNALKLLNHKGEFLNGVEGKKILDIAASNDMTFAEVDDLGKITKNDAYIDLHIDEVLNLPLVNKKAIEAANFKVVVDGVHSTGGIAIPLLLERLGVEPVKLYCEPTGQFPHNPEPLKEHLGDLAKAVVKEHADFGIVVDPDVDRLAFMDEKGEMFGEEYTLVACADYVLSKNSGNTVSNMSSTRALRDVTEKHGGTYEASAVGEVNVVELMKKNNVVIGGEGNGGIIYPELHYGRDALVGVALFLSLLAEKKMSVSALRATYPNYYMSKKKIQLTPQLDVDAILKTMETNYSHETLTTIDGVKIDFADSWVHLRKSNTEPIIRIYTEAQSQEAADDLADRFIAEIKAIANI; this is translated from the coding sequence ATGACTTTAATTAAATCAATTTCAGGAATTCGTGGAACTATTGGAGGTGCTGTTGAGGACAATTTAACGCCAATTGATGCTGTAAAATTTGCAGCAGCTTATGGTACTTGGTTAAAGCAACAACGCAATAAAGACAACTACAGAGTTGTGGTTGGTAGAGATGCACGTATTTCTGGCGAAATGATTCAGAGTTTAGTAATGCATACCTTAGTTGGTATGGGAATTCATGTTATAGATTTAGGCTTATCAACTACACCAACTGTTGAGGTGGCTGTACCAATGGAACATGCAGATGGCGGTATTATTTTAACCGCAAGCCATAACCCAAAACAATGGAATGCCTTGAAATTATTGAATCATAAAGGTGAATTTTTAAATGGAGTAGAGGGCAAGAAGATTCTAGATATTGCTGCTTCTAATGATATGACTTTTGCTGAGGTTGATGATCTTGGTAAGATTACCAAAAATGATGCTTACATCGATTTACATATCGATGAGGTTTTAAACCTTCCATTAGTAAATAAAAAGGCAATTGAAGCTGCAAATTTTAAGGTTGTAGTTGATGGTGTACATTCTACTGGTGGTATTGCGATTCCATTATTATTAGAGCGTTTAGGTGTTGAGCCTGTAAAGTTATATTGTGAGCCAACTGGTCAATTTCCGCATAATCCAGAACCTTTAAAGGAGCATTTAGGTGATTTAGCAAAAGCTGTAGTTAAGGAGCATGCCGATTTTGGTATCGTGGTCGATCCAGATGTAGATCGTTTGGCGTTTATGGATGAAAAAGGCGAAATGTTTGGTGAAGAGTATACTTTAGTCGCTTGTGCAGACTACGTATTGAGTAAAAATTCTGGAAACACCGTAAGTAATATGAGTTCTACACGTGCCTTACGTGATGTTACCGAAAAGCATGGTGGAACCTATGAAGCCAGTGCAGTTGGTGAGGTAAATGTGGTAGAATTAATGAAAAAAAACAACGTAGTGATTGGTGGTGAAGGTAATGGTGGTATTATTTACCCAGAATTGCATTACGGTAGAGATGCTCTAGTAGGTGTGGCTTTATTTTTAAGCCTTTTAGCAGAAAAGAAAATGTCTGTAAGTGCATTGCGCGCCACGTATCCGAATTACTATATGAGTAAGAAGAAAATTCAATTGACACCACAATTAGATGTTGATGCCATTTTGAAGACTATGGAAACCAATTACAGTCATGAAACATTAACAACCATAGATGGTGTGAAGATTGATTTTGCCGATAGTTGGGTACACCTCAGAAAGAGTAATACCGAACCAATAATTCGTATTTATACTGAAGCGCAGTCACAAGAGGCTGCAGATGATTTAGCAGATCGTTTTATTGCTGAAATAAAAGCTATCGCTAATATTTAG
- a CDS encoding aminotransferase class V-fold PLP-dependent enzyme — MISEATTHNTSTLEAYFEQFRKHIVGQDQTFMSPFGEQKIIYTDWTASGRLYRPIEEKLLNEFGPFVANTHTETTVSGTAMTKAYHKAKHIIKDHVNANEDDVLIVTGNGMTGVVNKFQRILGLKIPENLRDYTTVPDEMRPVVFISHMEHHSNQTSWLETIAKVEVVPPDDNGLFCLKNLEALLEQYKDRTLKICSIVGGSNVTGIQTPYHKAAKLMHQHGGVCFVDFACSAPYVDINMHPEDEDEQLDAIFFSPHKFLGGPGTSGVLVFNKKLYHNMVPDCPGGGTVSWTNPWGEHKYIDNIEDREDGGTPGFLQTIKTALSIKLKEQMGVSNILEREHELIDIIFDKLQPISNINILAGQHKDRLGVISFYIDDLHYNLGVKLLNDRFGIQTRGGCSCAGTYGHFLLHVDQQTSKELTDEISIGDLVRKPGWIRMSIHPTTTNEEIAYVCNSIVDLAKNHQEWAKDYEYSRCNNEFIHKSLIDKPCNATNVEGWFNLD; from the coding sequence ATGATTTCTGAAGCAACGACGCATAACACATCAACGCTTGAAGCTTATTTTGAGCAATTTAGAAAACACATTGTTGGTCAAGATCAGACATTTATGTCTCCTTTTGGTGAACAAAAAATAATTTATACAGATTGGACAGCTTCAGGACGTTTGTATAGACCAATTGAAGAAAAGTTACTCAATGAGTTTGGGCCTTTTGTGGCTAATACGCATACTGAAACTACGGTATCAGGCACTGCCATGACAAAAGCGTACCACAAAGCTAAGCATATTATAAAAGACCATGTTAATGCCAACGAAGACGATGTGTTGATTGTTACTGGTAATGGAATGACAGGTGTGGTTAATAAATTTCAACGTATTTTGGGACTAAAAATCCCTGAAAACCTAAGAGATTATACAACTGTGCCAGATGAAATGCGACCTGTTGTTTTTATCTCACATATGGAACACCATTCTAATCAAACCTCATGGTTAGAAACGATTGCCAAGGTAGAAGTAGTGCCACCAGACGATAACGGTTTATTCTGTTTGAAAAATCTTGAAGCATTGCTAGAACAGTACAAAGACAGAACATTAAAAATTTGTTCTATTGTTGGTGGGTCTAATGTTACAGGCATACAAACACCATATCACAAAGCAGCTAAGCTTATGCATCAGCACGGAGGTGTATGTTTTGTTGATTTTGCATGTTCTGCACCTTATGTAGACATCAATATGCATCCAGAGGATGAAGACGAACAGCTTGATGCTATATTTTTCTCACCACATAAATTTTTAGGAGGACCAGGAACTTCTGGTGTGTTGGTTTTTAATAAGAAATTATACCATAATATGGTACCAGATTGTCCGGGAGGAGGTACTGTGAGTTGGACAAATCCTTGGGGAGAACATAAATACATCGATAATATTGAAGACAGAGAAGATGGTGGTACACCAGGATTTCTTCAAACTATAAAAACAGCCTTATCTATTAAGCTGAAAGAACAAATGGGAGTTAGTAATATCCTTGAGCGCGAGCATGAGCTTATAGATATTATTTTTGATAAGCTTCAACCGATTTCAAACATAAACATACTAGCAGGACAGCATAAAGACCGCTTGGGAGTTATTTCGTTTTATATCGATGATTTGCATTACAACCTTGGTGTAAAATTACTGAACGATAGATTTGGTATACAAACTCGTGGAGGATGCAGTTGTGCTGGTACGTATGGACATTTTTTATTGCACGTAGACCAGCAAACCTCTAAAGAACTTACCGACGAGATTTCTATTGGAGATCTGGTACGTAAACCAGGCTGGATTCGTATGTCTATTCACCCAACTACTACTAATGAAGAGATTGCATATGTTTGTAATAGTATTGTTGACTTAGCCAAAAATCACCAAGAATGGGCTAAAGATTATGAATACTCTCGTTGTAATAATGAATTTATTCATAAGTCTTTAATCGACAAGCCATGTAATGCTACTAATGTAGAAGGTTGGTTTAATTTAGATTGA
- a CDS encoding lysophospholipid acyltransferase family protein has protein sequence MQLIAYIIIYPFLWLISILPFRLLYGLSDVLYIFLYKIFGYRKSTVKENLRLVFPDKSEKEIAMITSQFYHHLCDMIVESIKSMTISESEMKKRYKFSNVELINDLGSKQRSIVLMCAHYGSWEWVFILQTYIQHKGYAVYKRLRNKYFDKLIKRIRAKYNSHLITTKDTFTVLAESKKKGELTINGFASDQSPKANKAFHWSEFMGIKVPMHTGAEMLAKRLDMAVVFFSVKRLKRGFYETTFTTITENPKDYKDYEITDIFFKLVEQQINEAPQYYLWTHKRWKHRNKVPETFKD, from the coding sequence ATGCAACTTATAGCCTACATTATTATTTATCCCTTTTTATGGTTGATATCTATTTTACCATTTAGATTACTATATGGTCTCTCTGATGTATTATATATTTTTCTTTATAAAATTTTCGGCTATAGAAAGTCTACTGTAAAAGAAAATCTTCGCCTTGTATTTCCTGATAAATCCGAAAAGGAGATAGCAATGATTACTAGTCAATTTTACCATCATTTATGCGATATGATTGTAGAGTCTATTAAGTCCATGACAATATCAGAATCTGAAATGAAAAAACGCTACAAGTTTAGTAATGTAGAATTGATAAATGATTTAGGAAGCAAACAAAGAAGTATTGTGCTTATGTGTGCTCATTATGGCAGTTGGGAGTGGGTTTTTATACTTCAAACATACATACAACATAAAGGATATGCCGTATATAAACGCCTAAGAAACAAATACTTCGACAAACTTATAAAGCGTATTAGAGCCAAATACAACTCACACTTAATTACAACCAAAGACACATTTACAGTTTTAGCCGAATCAAAGAAAAAAGGCGAACTTACCATTAACGGATTTGCTTCAGATCAATCCCCAAAAGCAAATAAAGCCTTTCACTGGAGTGAATTTATGGGTATAAAAGTACCGATGCATACAGGCGCAGAAATGCTTGCTAAAAGGCTTGATATGGCCGTAGTATTCTTTAGCGTAAAACGATTAAAACGCGGTTTTTACGAAACGACGTTCACCACAATTACAGAAAACCCTAAAGATTATAAAGACTACGAAATCACAGATATCTTCTTTAAACTCGTTGAACAACAAATTAATGAAGCTCCGCAATATTATTTATGGACGCACAAACGCTGGAAACATCGCAATAAAGTCCCAGAAACATTTAAGGATTAA
- a CDS encoding rhomboid family intramembrane serine protease, whose translation MHNLDPVTIVIIAANVLLSLKGFNDRLFFEKYKFNVGSIRRGEQIRMFSSGFLHVDTTHLLFNMITLYFFASYVVDSLGTYNFLILYFASLLFGNLLSLYFHKEEFWYNAVGASGAVTGVLYSAILLDPSMSLYMFFIPIPIPGYLFGIGYLLYSIYGMKNRVGNIGHDAHFGGAVGGYAITLILMPSLFKTDLGHIGLLTIPIIILFILYKVGKLQ comes from the coding sequence ATGCACAATTTAGATCCTGTTACCATTGTAATTATCGCGGCTAATGTTTTGCTATCATTAAAGGGTTTTAATGACCGTTTATTTTTTGAAAAATACAAGTTTAATGTAGGTAGTATAAGACGTGGCGAGCAAATAAGAATGTTTAGTTCTGGCTTTTTGCACGTAGATACGACGCATTTGCTGTTTAATATGATTACCCTTTATTTTTTTGCAAGTTATGTTGTAGACTCTTTAGGAACTTATAATTTTTTAATCCTCTATTTTGCAAGTCTTCTTTTTGGTAATCTATTATCCTTGTATTTTCATAAAGAAGAATTCTGGTATAATGCTGTTGGTGCCAGTGGCGCTGTTACTGGAGTGTTATATTCGGCAATATTACTAGATCCTAGTATGAGCTTGTACATGTTTTTTATACCAATTCCCATACCTGGATATTTATTTGGTATAGGCTATTTGTTATATTCTATCTACGGTATGAAAAATAGGGTAGGAAATATTGGCCATGATGCTCACTTTGGTGGTGCGGTAGGAGGTTATGCAATAACTTTAATTTTAATGCCCAGTTTGTTTAAAACAGACCTAGGTCATATAGGTTTATTGACTATCCCTATTATCATTCTTTTTATCCTATATAAAGTGGGAAAACTCCAATAA
- a CDS encoding TlpA disulfide reductase family protein: MKKILVLLILTVAFVSCNQQKNAEFVINGNAKGVANGVRVQLAEIDAKGQQIIKDSAVVKDEKFIIKGAVDEPSIYFLSADSSPGNVVFMLENSDIAINFNKDIPMESEVTGSESNKSYENFQNGMMAFKEEGEAIMAKFRELGQQPAPETRDSIGRAMEALRDRQRAYPLQFVQENNNSFFSLNLIQLESSRAGFDILKYKEAFERFPEELKASKRGQLVKQKLDELYKEYEKTAYLEIGKIAPNFESQTPSGERVSLNDLKGKVTIIDFWAAWCGPCRRENPNVVKIYEQYHDKGLEIIGVSLDGAPNQKDPKKAWLDAIEKDGLKWNHVSSLMYFNDPVAKQYNITSIPATYILDEEGKIVAKNLRGFALERKLRQLFDNNN; encoded by the coding sequence ATGAAAAAAATACTTGTTTTATTAATTTTAACGGTGGCGTTTGTAAGTTGCAACCAACAAAAAAACGCAGAATTCGTTATTAACGGAAATGCAAAAGGCGTTGCAAATGGTGTACGAGTGCAGCTTGCCGAGATAGATGCTAAAGGTCAGCAAATCATTAAAGACTCTGCTGTAGTGAAAGATGAAAAATTTATAATAAAGGGCGCTGTAGATGAGCCTAGTATTTATTTTTTATCGGCTGACAGCAGTCCTGGCAACGTTGTTTTTATGTTAGAAAATAGCGATATAGCTATAAATTTTAATAAAGACATTCCTATGGAATCTGAAGTTACTGGGTCTGAGTCTAACAAAAGTTACGAGAATTTTCAGAATGGTATGATGGCATTTAAAGAAGAAGGTGAAGCTATTATGGCTAAATTTAGAGAACTTGGCCAACAACCAGCTCCAGAAACAAGAGATTCTATTGGTAGGGCAATGGAAGCCTTGAGAGATAGACAAAGAGCCTACCCTTTGCAATTTGTGCAAGAAAATAACAATAGCTTTTTTAGTTTAAACCTTATTCAACTAGAATCTAGTAGAGCTGGCTTTGATATTTTAAAATATAAAGAGGCATTTGAGCGTTTCCCGGAAGAGTTAAAAGCATCAAAAAGAGGACAGTTAGTAAAGCAAAAATTAGATGAACTCTATAAGGAATATGAAAAAACAGCTTACCTAGAAATTGGTAAAATAGCACCTAACTTTGAGTCTCAAACACCTAGTGGTGAGCGTGTAAGCCTTAATGACCTAAAAGGAAAAGTCACCATTATTGATTTTTGGGCAGCATGGTGTGGTCCATGTAGAAGAGAAAACCCAAACGTTGTTAAAATCTATGAGCAATACCACGACAAAGGTTTAGAAATTATTGGTGTATCTCTAGATGGTGCTCCAAACCAAAAGGATCCTAAAAAAGCATGGTTAGATGCTATTGAAAAGGATGGGTTAAAGTGGAACCATGTATCTAGCTTAATGTACTTTAATGATCCCGTTGCAAAGCAGTATAATATAACATCTATACCTGCTACTTATATACTAGATGAAGAAGGTAAGATTGTAGCAAAAAATTTAAGAGGTTTTGCTCTGGAGCGTAAGTTGAGACAATTGTTTGATAACAATAACTAA
- the mnmE gene encoding tRNA uridine-5-carboxymethylaminomethyl(34) synthesis GTPase MnmE → MHNDTIVALATPSGSGAIAVIRLSGSEAINIAASAFKSIKNKNLKAQATHTIHLGHIIDGDKTLDEVLVSVFKNPNSYTGEDVIEVSCHGSPYIQQEIIQLFLRKGCRMANAGEFTLRAFLNGKLDLSQAEAVADLISSDNAASHQIAMQQMRGGFSSEIAKLREELLNFASLIELELDFAEEDVEFADRTQFKDLINRIIFVLKRLIDSFAVGNVIKNGIPVAIVGEPNVGKSTLLNALLNEERAIVSEIAGTTRDTIEDEISIGGIGFRFIDTAGIRETEDIVESIGIKKTFEKIEQSQVTIYLFDASKTIDTLEEVRIEIEKIRNKYPQKPLLVIANKIDRLNDIQLAKINTTIADVLLLSAKTGFGVEQLTNSLLKLINTGALRNNETIVTNTRHYDALLKAVEEIQKVQHGLETGLSGDLLAIDIRQALYHFGEITGEITTDDLLGNIFANFCIGK, encoded by the coding sequence ATGCATAACGATACAATTGTGGCCTTGGCAACACCCTCAGGAAGCGGAGCTATAGCTGTTATACGGCTATCTGGTAGTGAAGCCATAAATATTGCAGCATCTGCTTTTAAATCTATTAAAAATAAAAATCTAAAAGCACAAGCTACGCATACGATTCATTTAGGTCATATTATTGATGGTGATAAAACTCTTGACGAAGTTTTAGTTTCAGTATTTAAAAATCCAAACTCGTATACAGGTGAAGATGTTATAGAGGTCTCTTGCCATGGCTCTCCCTATATTCAACAAGAAATTATACAATTATTTCTTAGAAAAGGTTGTAGAATGGCCAATGCTGGCGAGTTTACATTACGCGCCTTTTTAAATGGAAAATTAGATTTAAGTCAGGCAGAAGCTGTAGCAGATTTAATAAGCAGTGATAATGCAGCATCGCATCAAATTGCTATGCAGCAGATGCGTGGTGGTTTTTCTTCTGAAATTGCAAAACTGCGAGAAGAACTTTTAAACTTTGCGTCGTTAATAGAATTAGAATTAGACTTTGCCGAAGAGGATGTAGAATTTGCAGACAGGACACAATTTAAGGACCTTATTAACCGCATTATTTTTGTATTAAAACGATTAATAGATTCTTTTGCGGTTGGTAACGTCATAAAAAATGGTATTCCTGTGGCGATTGTAGGCGAACCAAATGTTGGCAAATCTACATTGTTAAATGCACTTTTAAATGAAGAACGTGCAATTGTTTCAGAAATCGCAGGTACTACCAGAGATACTATTGAAGATGAAATATCTATAGGAGGTATAGGTTTTCGATTCATTGATACGGCTGGTATACGAGAAACAGAGGATATTGTTGAAAGTATCGGTATTAAAAAGACCTTTGAAAAAATAGAACAATCTCAAGTAACAATTTATCTGTTTGATGCTAGTAAAACCATAGATACACTAGAAGAGGTAAGAATAGAAATAGAGAAGATTAGAAATAAATACCCTCAAAAACCTTTGTTGGTTATTGCTAATAAAATTGATAGGTTAAATGATATACAGTTAGCTAAAATAAACACCACCATTGCCGATGTACTTTTACTTTCAGCTAAAACGGGTTTTGGTGTAGAACAGTTAACCAACTCGTTATTAAAATTAATCAATACAGGTGCTTTACGCAATAATGAAACCATAGTTACAAATACACGCCATTATGATGCGCTTTTAAAAGCTGTTGAAGAAATTCAAAAAGTGCAACATGGTTTAGAAACTGGTTTATCAGGTGATTTGTTAGCTATAGACATTAGACAAGCTTTATATCATTTTGGTGAAATTACAGGTGAGATTACAACCGATGATTTATTGGGTAATATCTTTGCTAACTTTTGTATCGGGAAGTAA
- a CDS encoding sulfite exporter TauE/SafE family protein: MDLTQILGYIGALFIGIVLGLIGGGGSILTVPILVYLFYVNPVTATAYSLFVVGVSSLVGAIRNIQKGLVDFRTAIVFSVPAFIAVYITRKYLVPAMPEELFSVGDFLVTKHIGIMIFFAFVMLVASVSMIKNKKVKAVSDTEVNFNYPLVVAEGVIVGVITGIVGAGGGFLIIPALVLLAKLPMKKAVATSLLIIAIKSLIGFIGDVENLDIDWSFLLIFTSISVVGIFLGVYLSNYIEGKKLKKGFGWFVLIMGIYIIYKELTL, encoded by the coding sequence ATGGATTTGACTCAGATTTTAGGTTATATCGGAGCTTTGTTTATAGGTATTGTTCTTGGGCTCATTGGCGGAGGAGGCTCCATTCTAACTGTTCCAATCTTAGTTTATTTGTTTTATGTAAATCCAGTTACGGCAACAGCTTATTCTCTCTTTGTAGTAGGTGTTTCGTCTTTAGTAGGTGCTATTAGAAATATTCAAAAAGGCTTAGTGGATTTTAGAACAGCCATTGTTTTTTCAGTACCAGCTTTTATTGCAGTATATATTACCAGAAAGTATTTGGTGCCAGCAATGCCAGAAGAACTATTTAGTGTTGGTGATTTTTTAGTAACAAAGCATATAGGTATAATGATATTTTTTGCCTTTGTTATGCTTGTTGCCTCTGTATCCATGATAAAGAATAAAAAGGTTAAAGCAGTTTCTGATACCGAAGTAAATTTCAACTATCCATTAGTTGTTGCTGAAGGTGTAATCGTTGGTGTTATAACAGGAATCGTAGGTGCTGGAGGTGGATTTTTAATTATACCAGCATTAGTGTTGTTGGCCAAACTACCGATGAAAAAAGCCGTAGCCACGTCATTACTCATTATTGCTATAAAATCCTTAATAGGTTTTATAGGTGATGTTGAAAATTTAGACATAGATTGGTCATTTCTTTTAATATTTACATCCATCTCTGTAGTTGGCATATTTTTAGGAGTTTACCTCTCCAATTACATTGAAGGCAAAAAGCTTAAAAAAGGTTTTGGTTGGTTTGTGTTAATTATGGGTATTTACATCATTTACAAGGAATTAACATTGTAA